The following coding sequences are from one Pseudomonas mendocina window:
- a CDS encoding TRAP transporter large permease subunit yields MTLIIFLGSLFTGMAIGMPLAFVLLLVSVVLMLHLDLFDAQIIAQNLINGADSFPLMAVPFFMLAGEIMNTGGLSKRIVKIAMTLVGHKRGGLGYVAILASLLLASLSGSAVADAAALSALLIPMMVAAGHDRKRSAGLIAAGSIIAPVLPPSINFIIFGVVSGVSISKLFMAGIVPGLMMAVALAVAWYFIARGEEVPPSPKASRAEVLRSVIEGIWALGLPLIIVFGLKFGIFTPTEAAVVAAVYSLFVAMVIYRELKWSQLYEVIFSSARTTSVVMFLIAAAMVSSWLVNIADLPGQLADLMQPFMDNPQLLLVVIMLVVIAIGMVMDAAPVILILTPVLMPAVTQAGIDPVYFGVLFILNISISLITPPVGTVLNVICGVAKLRLDEVVRGVWPFLIAQLLVLVLLLAFPALVLVPLKYLT; encoded by the coding sequence ATGACGCTGATCATCTTTCTCGGCAGCCTGTTCACCGGCATGGCCATCGGCATGCCACTGGCTTTCGTTCTGTTGCTGGTCAGCGTCGTGTTGATGCTGCATCTGGATCTTTTCGATGCGCAAATCATCGCGCAGAACCTGATCAATGGCGCCGACAGCTTCCCTCTGATGGCCGTCCCCTTCTTCATGCTGGCCGGCGAGATCATGAACACGGGCGGCCTGTCCAAACGTATCGTCAAGATTGCCATGACCCTGGTCGGGCACAAACGCGGCGGCCTTGGCTACGTGGCCATTCTGGCGTCGCTATTGCTGGCGTCGCTGTCCGGTTCGGCAGTGGCCGATGCTGCCGCCTTGTCAGCCTTGCTGATCCCGATGATGGTCGCGGCCGGGCATGACCGTAAACGCTCGGCAGGCCTGATTGCCGCCGGTAGCATCATCGCCCCGGTACTGCCGCCGAGCATCAACTTCATCATTTTCGGCGTGGTTTCCGGCGTTTCGATCTCCAAGCTGTTCATGGCCGGCATCGTCCCTGGCCTGATGATGGCTGTGGCGCTGGCCGTCGCATGGTACTTCATTGCCCGCGGCGAAGAGGTTCCGCCATCTCCCAAAGCCAGCCGCGCCGAAGTCTTGCGCTCGGTAATAGAGGGAATCTGGGCGCTCGGTCTGCCACTGATCATCGTGTTCGGCCTGAAGTTCGGCATCTTCACTCCAACCGAAGCGGCGGTGGTGGCAGCGGTCTACTCGCTCTTCGTGGCCATGGTGATCTACCGGGAACTGAAATGGTCGCAGCTGTATGAGGTGATTTTCAGCTCTGCCCGCACCACCTCGGTGGTGATGTTCCTGATCGCCGCCGCCATGGTTTCGTCCTGGCTGGTGAACATCGCCGATCTGCCAGGCCAACTGGCCGACCTGATGCAACCGTTCATGGACAACCCACAACTGCTGCTGGTGGTGATCATGCTGGTCGTCATCGCCATTGGCATGGTGATGGACGCCGCACCGGTGATCCTGATTCTCACCCCTGTACTGATGCCTGCCGTGACCCAGGCCGGCATCGACCCGGTGTACTTCGGCGTGCTGTTCATTCTGAACATCTCGATAAGCCTGATCACCCCGCCCGTGGGCACGGTGCTCAACGTCATCTGCGGCGTGGCCAAGCTACGCCTGGACGAGGTCGTGCGTGGTGTCTGGCCATTCCTGATCGCCCAACTGCTGGTGCTCGTCCTGCTGCTGGCCTTCCCCGCCCTGGTGCTGGTGCCATTGAAATACCTGACCTAA
- a CDS encoding TRAP transporter small permease: MKRIADLYFQLLKLLMVLCMIAMVIMVFGNVVMRYAFNSGITLSEELSRWCFVWMVFFGALVALREKGHLGVDMLLRRMPAFIQRACLLAGHLLMIYFSWLIFSGSWDQVQINLHTPAPASGLPMAVFYACGVLFGISAGLILLCECYRLLRGAEEGFVEAPVATGLQMSGDANNTLGLDGRSGK; encoded by the coding sequence ATGAAAAGAATTGCTGACCTGTATTTCCAGTTACTCAAGCTCCTGATGGTGCTGTGCATGATCGCCATGGTGATCATGGTGTTCGGTAACGTGGTCATGCGCTATGCCTTCAACAGCGGCATCACCCTGTCCGAAGAGCTGTCGCGCTGGTGCTTCGTCTGGATGGTGTTTTTCGGCGCGCTGGTGGCACTACGCGAGAAGGGCCATCTGGGCGTCGACATGCTGTTGCGCCGGATGCCCGCCTTCATACAGCGCGCCTGCCTGCTGGCCGGGCACCTGCTGATGATTTATTTCAGCTGGCTGATCTTCAGCGGCAGCTGGGATCAGGTACAGATCAACCTGCACACTCCAGCCCCCGCTTCCGGCCTGCCGATGGCCGTGTTCTACGCCTGCGGCGTGCTGTTCGGCATCAGTGCCGGACTCATCCTCCTGTGTGAATGCTATCGCCTGTTGCGCGGCGCGGAAGAAGGGTTCGTCGAGGCCCCAGTCGCCACAGGTCTGCAGATGTCTGGCGATGCCAACAATACCCTGGGCCTAGACGGGAGAAGTGGCAAATGA